Below is a window of Deltaproteobacteria bacterium DNA.
CCTGACCTTATTAAGGTTTATCCGCGTCCCCAAGGGCGTTCTTCTTCTATAAAAAATGTAGCGAAAATTTTTGCTTGCTGTCAAGGTGATAAAAGACAATTGTGAAGGCTTACGCCATTTGATATACTCCTGTATATTACCTTACGAATCCTGAAAGACGCAAGAAAGGAGAAAAGTAATGAGCCCTAAAAGAACCCCTGGAACCCCCCTACCGCCCCTGCGCAAGGCCATCGGAGTTTTCATCCTCATTGCCGGTTTTGTTCTGCTTACGCTCCTCTGGCGGGCGGTCGAAATGATCACCGATTGGTTCTGGTTCCAGGAAGTGGGCTACCAAAAGGTTTTTACCGTCACCTTGGTAGCTCAGATGAAATTAGCCGCGATCTTCGGAATCGCCTTCTTCGTAATTTTTTACCTGAACCTTTTCCTGGCCAGCCGCCTTTCCTCCCGGGGACACTGGGTGGATCAAAATGACCTGATCCATATCCCCCCCTGGGAAGCGGGGAACCAACCCCTCGGAACGCTGATTCTCCTCGGCTCGATTCTTTTCAGCGTATTCGCGGCCCTTCGCGGCTCGGCCCATTGGGAAATCTTCCTCCGCTTTTTTAACGCCACCCCTTTCGGCCTTTCCGACCCGATCTTCAACCGGGACATCGGTTTTTACGTCTTCCAATTTCCTTTCCTGGACCATCTCTACGGTTGGTTGATGACCGTCCTGATCCTGACCGTCATCGCCACGGCTTTGCTCTATTTTATCCGCCGTTCCTTGCAGTTCATCCCTCCCCAAACCTTCCGGATCGCTCCGGCAGCACGGAACCATCTTGCGGTTTTAATCGCAGCCTTATTCTTCGTGGGTACGGGGGGGGCCTGGCTCGAGTTGAATGAAATCCTCTTCAGCAAACGTGGAGTGGTCTTCGGGCCCGGATACACCGACGTTACCACTCAATTGTGGATGCTGAAGGTCTTGATGGGAGTCACCGTTTTCGGCGGCCTGACCTTTCTCTCCGTGGCCTTTCGTAAAGACTGGAGGATTCCGGCCCTGGGAGTGGCAGCCCTCCTGGTGGTTTTGATCGTGGGAACGGGAATCTATCCTTCCCTGGTTCAAAGATTCAAGGTCGTGCCCAACGAGATCGTCCTGGAGAAGCCTTACCTCGAGCGGAATATCAAGTATACCCGCATCGCCTATAAGTTGAACGCCCTCGAAGATCAGGAATTTCCGGCCGAAGAAAGCTTGACCCGGGAAGACCTGAGGCGTAACGACCTGACCATCAAGAACATCCGCCTCTGGGATCATGCTCCCCTGCTCACGACCTACAGCCAGTTGCAGGAAATTCGCACCTATTACAAGTTCGTGGATGTGGACAATGATCGTTACACCATCAACGGTGAGTATCGCCAGGTCATGCTCTCTCCCCGGGAGCTTTCCTACCCGGCGTTGCCCGCTCGAACCTGGGTCAACGAACATTTGAATTACACCCACGGTTACGGTGCCGTCCTCGGGCCGGTCAATCGCATCACCCGCGAAGGGCTGCCGGAATTTTTCATCAAAGATATTCCGCCGGTCTCCTCGGCGAATATAAAGATCACCCGCCCGGAGATGTACTACGGTGAGATTTCCAACGAATATGTCTTCGTCAAGACCAAGCGGCCGGAATTTGATTACCCGGTGGGTGAAAAAAACGTCTACTCCCGCTATGAAGGCAAAGGCGGCGTGCCCCTTTCCTTCTGGAGAAAATTGCTTTTCGCGGCCCGGTTTGGCTCCTTCACCATCCTCCTTTCGAACGACATCACCTCCGAGAGCCGGGTGATGTACTACCGCAAGATCAGCGACCGGGTCACCCGGGTGGCTCCCTTTTTGCGCCTGGATGGAGACCCCTACCTGGTCATTTCCTCCGAAGGACGCCTGCTCTGGTTTCTAGATGGCTACACGGTGTCTGACCGTTTTCCCTACTCCGAACCCGTCCGCAACCTCGGCAATTATATCCGCAACTCCGTGAAAGCCGTGGTGGACGCTTACGATGGTACGGTGAAGCTCTACATCAGCGACCCCACCGACCCCCTCATTCAAACCTACTCCAAGATTTTTCCCGGCATCCTCAAACCCCTGGAAGCGATGGAACCGGAGTTACGCAGCCATATCCGTTATCCTCCAGGTTTCCTCTCCATTCAGGCCAAAATGTACAGCACTTACCACATGGAGGATGCCCAGGTCTTTTACAATAAGGAAGACCTCTGGGCCCTCCCCAGAACCTCCGGGCAGGGGGGGGAACAGGAGATGCAGCCCTACTACACCATCATGAAGCTGCCCGATGAAAAAAAAGAGGAGTTCGTCCTTCTCCTCCCGTTCACGCCCAGCAAAAAAGACAATATGGCCGCCTGGCTGGCCGCGCGCTGCGATGCGCCCCATTACGGCAAGGTGGCGGTCTACCGGTTCCCCAAGCAGAAACTCGTCTTTGGCCCCCGGCAAATCGAGGCCCGGATCAACCAGGATGCCGAAATTTCCAAGCAACTTTCCCTGTGGAACCAGCGGGGCTCGCAAGTGATCCGGGGAAACCTCCTGGCCATTCCCATCGAGAAATCTATCCTCTATGTCCAACCCCTCTACCTATCGGCTGAGAAAGGGCAGTTGCCGGAGCTAAAGCGGGTCATTGTGGCCTTTGGAGGTTCTATGGCCATGGAAGAAAATCTGGAGATTTCTCTGCAGCGGGTCTTCGGGGGAGAGCTGATCAAAGAAAAAGAAGCCCCCAAAGTGGCCGCGGCAGTGTCCCCGGAAAAGGAAAGAACAGAACGGCAGGTTGCGGCAGAGGCCCTCGCCCATTACCGTAAAGCCCAGGAACTTATGCGCCAGGGGAACTGGGGAGGGTACGGAGAAGAGTTGAGGAAGATGGAAGAAGTCCTGAGGGCTTTGGAAAAAAGGAAGTAATTCATTATTAGCCACAGAGGTCACAGAGCACACAGAGATAAAATTAAAAACAAAATGACAACAAAAAATTCACAATTTTGAGTTTTTTCATATTAAACTTTTGTTTGTAATTTAATTTTTGGGTTATTGGTTTTGATTTTACGATCTCTGTGACCTCTGTGGCCTCGGTGGCAAAGGGTTTAATAACATGAAACGCATCGTCCTGGGAACGGCCGGACACATCGACCACGGTAAGACTACCTTGATCAAAGCCCTCACGGGTGTGGACTGCGACCGCCTCAAGGAGGAAAAAGAGCGCGGGATTACCATCGAGCTGGGCTTCACCTCCATGGTTCTGCCCAGCGGGTCGACGATCAGCATCGTGGACGTCCCGGGGCATGAAAAGTTTGTACGGCATATGGTGGCCGGAGCTACGGGAATAGACCTGGTTGCTCTGGTCATTGCCGCCGATGAAGGAATTATGCTCCAGACCCGGGAACATCTGGACATCTGCAAATTATTGCGGGTCAAGAAAGGGTTAGTGGCCCTCACGAAAATCGACCTGGTGGAGCCAGATTGGCTGGAGATGGTCAAAGAGGAAATCCGGGAGTTTGTCCGGGGAACTTTCCTGGAAGGCGGGGCTATCGTTCCCCTCTCCTCGACCACAGGAGAAGGGTTACCGGCATTTGTCGAGGAAATTGACCGCCTGGCCCAGGAAGTGGAAGAGCGTTCTTCGGAAGGTCTTTTTCGGCTGCCCATCGACCGGGTCTTCACCATCAAGGGGTTTGGGACTGTAGCCACAGGTACGATCATCTCCGGAAGAGTCTCCGTCGGAGATACCCTGGAAGTACTTCCGAAAGGCCGGGAAGCAAAGGTGCGGGGGATTCAGGCTCACGGCAAGCCCGTTGAATCCGCCACGGCCGGCCTGCGGGCTGGCATCAACCTCCAAGGCCTGGAAAAAGCCACCATTGACCGCGGGAATGTCCTGGCCCTCTCCCAGACTTTGAAAGCCACGGTTGCCTTGGACGTAATCTTCCAGCTCCTCTCCGGTTCCTCCAAAACGCTGAAAAATCGCACCCGGATACGCCTGCATTTGGGAACCGTGGAGGTGTTGGGAAGGGTTATCCTCTTGGAGCGAGAAGAAGTGCAAGCCGGCGAAGAAGCTTTCCTGCAGGTCCGTCTGGAGGAACCCATCACCGCCCTTCCCGGCGACCGCTTCGTCGTCCGCAGTTATTCACCTGTCTTTACCATTGGCGGCGGGGAAGTCTTGGATGCCTTCCCCTCCCGGCATAAACGCCTCTCCACCCAGGTGAAGGAGGAAATGGAAATTCTGCACCAAGGCTCCGAGGATGAAAAACTCAGGCTCCGCCTCCTCAAAGCGGGGCCCAGTGGTCTTTCCTGGCCTGAATTGATCATGCGCTCGAATATGCTACCGTCGGCGTTAAAGTCCCGGGTTGATCACCTGGCCTCCGCAGGGCAGCTCCTGCGATTTAACGGCGACCGGTTGCGCTACCTTCACCCCCAGGTGATCGCCAACCTGAAACTCGCCTGCCTGGATTACCTTAAGAAATTCCATCAAAAAAATCCCCTCCAGCCCGGAGCCGTGAAAGAAGAAGTTAAGACCAAGCTTCCCCCCCAAATGGATGCCCGGCTTTTCAATCATCTATTATCCGCCTTGATCGAGGAAAAAAAGATTATCGCCGAAAAAGAGACCCTCCGCCTTGCCGCCCACACTGTCTCGCTCAAGGAAGAAGAAAAGGATCTGCGCAAGAATATTATTCTCCTTTAC
It encodes the following:
- a CDS encoding UPF0182 family protein; translated protein: MSPKRTPGTPLPPLRKAIGVFILIAGFVLLTLLWRAVEMITDWFWFQEVGYQKVFTVTLVAQMKLAAIFGIAFFVIFYLNLFLASRLSSRGHWVDQNDLIHIPPWEAGNQPLGTLILLGSILFSVFAALRGSAHWEIFLRFFNATPFGLSDPIFNRDIGFYVFQFPFLDHLYGWLMTVLILTVIATALLYFIRRSLQFIPPQTFRIAPAARNHLAVLIAALFFVGTGGAWLELNEILFSKRGVVFGPGYTDVTTQLWMLKVLMGVTVFGGLTFLSVAFRKDWRIPALGVAALLVVLIVGTGIYPSLVQRFKVVPNEIVLEKPYLERNIKYTRIAYKLNALEDQEFPAEESLTREDLRRNDLTIKNIRLWDHAPLLTTYSQLQEIRTYYKFVDVDNDRYTINGEYRQVMLSPRELSYPALPARTWVNEHLNYTHGYGAVLGPVNRITREGLPEFFIKDIPPVSSANIKITRPEMYYGEISNEYVFVKTKRPEFDYPVGEKNVYSRYEGKGGVPLSFWRKLLFAARFGSFTILLSNDITSESRVMYYRKISDRVTRVAPFLRLDGDPYLVISSEGRLLWFLDGYTVSDRFPYSEPVRNLGNYIRNSVKAVVDAYDGTVKLYISDPTDPLIQTYSKIFPGILKPLEAMEPELRSHIRYPPGFLSIQAKMYSTYHMEDAQVFYNKEDLWALPRTSGQGGEQEMQPYYTIMKLPDEKKEEFVLLLPFTPSKKDNMAAWLAARCDAPHYGKVAVYRFPKQKLVFGPRQIEARINQDAEISKQLSLWNQRGSQVIRGNLLAIPIEKSILYVQPLYLSAEKGQLPELKRVIVAFGGSMAMEENLEISLQRVFGGELIKEKEAPKVAAAVSPEKERTERQVAAEALAHYRKAQELMRQGNWGGYGEELRKMEEVLRALEKRK
- the selB gene encoding selenocysteine-specific translation elongation factor — encoded protein: MKRIVLGTAGHIDHGKTTLIKALTGVDCDRLKEEKERGITIELGFTSMVLPSGSTISIVDVPGHEKFVRHMVAGATGIDLVALVIAADEGIMLQTREHLDICKLLRVKKGLVALTKIDLVEPDWLEMVKEEIREFVRGTFLEGGAIVPLSSTTGEGLPAFVEEIDRLAQEVEERSSEGLFRLPIDRVFTIKGFGTVATGTIISGRVSVGDTLEVLPKGREAKVRGIQAHGKPVESATAGLRAGINLQGLEKATIDRGNVLALSQTLKATVALDVIFQLLSGSSKTLKNRTRIRLHLGTVEVLGRVILLEREEVQAGEEAFLQVRLEEPITALPGDRFVVRSYSPVFTIGGGEVLDAFPSRHKRLSTQVKEEMEILHQGSEDEKLRLRLLKAGPSGLSWPELIMRSNMLPSALKSRVDHLASAGQLLRFNGDRLRYLHPQVIANLKLACLDYLKKFHQKNPLQPGAVKEEVKTKLPPQMDARLFNHLLSALIEEKKIIAEKETLRLAAHTVSLKEEEKDLRKNIILLY